The genomic interval TTAATTGCTGTTACAATTACATTTTTTATTGGTTTGATTGTTGGGGGAGTGGCTGGATATTTTGGGGGTAAGATTGATAATATTTTAATGAGGCTATGTGAGATGGTTATGCTTGTGCCGGGCTTCTATCTCTTGCTTGCTTTGCGCTCATCTTTTCCTCCTGAGATAGGTACAGTTAAGATATATTTTCTGATAATAATAATACTATCTTTTATCGGCTGGGCATCTCTTGCGCGTGTAATAAGAGGTATTGTTTTGGGGTTACGCGAGAAAGAGTATGTTTTGGCAGCACGGTCCATAGGGCTCTCTAATTTTAAAATTATTATAAAACATATTCTTCCTAATACATCATCCTATACAATCATAGCGATTATGCTTTCCATTCCATCTTATATTTTAGGTGAATCTGCTTTAAGTCTCTTGGGTTTGGGTATTCAGGATCCTATTCCTTCCTGGGGTAATCTTTTAAAAGATGCCATGGCAATTGCACAGATAAAACTTCATCCCTGGGTATTGATACCGGGCCTATTTATATTTCTTGCTGTTGTTGCGTTTAATATGCTTGGAGATGCATTGAGGGATATATATGATCCTAAGAGAAAAATAGTTTGATGAAAGTATTAGAGATAAAAGATTTAAAGATTGATTTTAAAAAAAGAAACTCTTTTATGAGTGTAGTTCAGGGTTTAGATCTAAATATCTCAGAATCTGAAATTGTTGGGATTGCAGGTGAGTCTGGATCTGGCAAAACTATATCTACTTTGGCTTTAGCCGATCTATTGCCAGATGGAAATTCCAGGATGAGCTACAAGAGTTATAGGATAAAATCTAATAAGGTGGACAAAAAACAGATCCCTTATTTTAGAGGCAGGCTTATATCTTATATCTTCCAGGATCCGATACCAAGCCTTGATCCTATGTTTACAATAAGATATCAGTTAAAAGAGATATTAAAAGTGGGTTCTAGGAAAAAAGTAGATGATAAGACGATGGACAAGCTACTCTTAGATGTGGGGTTAAAAGATAGAGAGCGAGTACTTGCGTCTTATCCTCATCAGTTATCCGGAGGTATGGCTCAGCGTGTAGCAATTGCATTTGCGCTTGGGTCTAACTCTAAAATATTGGTTGCAGATGAACCTACTACAGCACTTGATGCCCATATTAAAAAAGGTATCCTGGATCTACTTAAAAAACTAAGAGATGAAAGAGGTCTAAGTATCTTTTTTATCTCTCACGACTTAGAGCAGACTTTCTATATTGCAGATAGAATCTATATTTTCTATGCTGGCTCTATAATGGAATACGCTAAGAGCAGCGTGATAAAGAGAAAACCTCTCCATCCTTATACGCGTGCTTTACTTGATTGCATACCCAGAAGAGGTATAGAAGAACTTAAGCAGATTAGAGGTAAGAGCCCTGATTTTAGCAGTCTTCCCAAGGGTTGCCTCTTTTATCCCCGCTGCCCTTATGCGATGGATATCTGTCAAAAAAAGAGGCCGCCTTTAATCGAAGTAAATAAAGGTCATTTCTTGAGTTGTTTTAAAGAGAAAATATGAAGAAGATATTAGAGGTCAATAGTTTAAGTAAAAAATTTAAGGTTGGAGGTGCTTTTCTTAAAAAGAGAGGCGAGGTAGCTGCATTATCTGATGTTAGTTTTAAGCTTGATTCTAAAGAGACAGTCGGTGTAATTGGTGAATCAGGATCCGGTAAGTCAACACTTGCTTTTGTTTTAGCTGGTCTATATGAGCAGGATCAAGGTAGTATTCTTTTTAAAGGTAAAGATTTGAGCGTTCTTTATAAGAAAGATTTAAGAGTAAGAAGAGAGATTCAAATAGTCTTTCAAGATCCTTACAATACTCTTAATCCAAGATATACTGTATTTAATACATTGAGAGAACCTCTTCTGGTGCATAATATTGTGCCTAGGAAGAAGATCAGAGACGAGGTTTTAAGGACTCTTGATATTGTCGGATTGCGCTCGGACTATCTCCTTAAGTACCCTCATGAGTTGTCAGGCGGAGAACGCCAGAGAATAGCTATTGCAAGGGCTATAATACTTAAACCTGAATTATTGATCTGTGATGAACCAACATCTAATCTGGACCT from Candidatus Kaelpia imicola carries:
- a CDS encoding ABC transporter ATP-binding protein, which encodes MKVLEIKDLKIDFKKRNSFMSVVQGLDLNISESEIVGIAGESGSGKTISTLALADLLPDGNSRMSYKSYRIKSNKVDKKQIPYFRGRLISYIFQDPIPSLDPMFTIRYQLKEILKVGSRKKVDDKTMDKLLLDVGLKDRERVLASYPHQLSGGMAQRVAIAFALGSNSKILVADEPTTALDAHIKKGILDLLKKLRDERGLSIFFISHDLEQTFYIADRIYIFYAGSIMEYAKSSVIKRKPLHPYTRALLDCIPRRGIEELKQIRGKSPDFSSLPKGCLFYPRCPYAMDICQKKRPPLIEVNKGHFLSCFKEKI
- a CDS encoding ABC transporter permease, yielding MKELLRHRRGLIAVIVLFFLYLSVIFSGFISPYHYRSEKRILSYAPPSKIHFFDLEGDFHLRPFIYKYTMSLDEYRKRVYEEDKSKAYPIEFLIRGDSYKLLGLFPADIHLFGVTSDKAKLYLFGADSRGRDLFSRIIYGGRVSLSIGLIAVTITFFIGLIVGGVAGYFGGKIDNILMRLCEMVMLVPGFYLLLALRSSFPPEIGTVKIYFLIIIILSFIGWASLARVIRGIVLGLREKEYVLAARSIGLSNFKIIIKHILPNTSSYTIIAIMLSIPSYILGESALSLLGLGIQDPIPSWGNLLKDAMAIAQIKLHPWVLIPGLFIFLAVVAFNMLGDALRDIYDPKRKIV
- a CDS encoding ATP-binding cassette domain-containing protein → MKKILEVNSLSKKFKVGGAFLKKRGEVAALSDVSFKLDSKETVGVIGESGSGKSTLAFVLAGLYEQDQGSILFKGKDLSVLYKKDLRVRREIQIVFQDPYNTLNPRYTVFNTLREPLLVHNIVPRKKIRDEVLRTLDIVGLRSDYLLKYPHELSGGERQRIAIARAIILKPELLICDEPTSNLDLSIQAQILNLLLKIKDEEGLSVIFITHDIKIASFISDRIIVLYDGSIIEEGKSDDILDNPQKDYTKTLLKASAL